A section of the Paralichthys olivaceus isolate ysfri-2021 chromosome 16, ASM2471397v2, whole genome shotgun sequence genome encodes:
- the LOC109646015 gene encoding alanine aminotransferase 2-like, producing MSVLQEISPNVKQMRQLEYALLVRQAIRIREDLKQGMRKPYKDVIEVCWGDPQGTGMKPLSFVRQVLAACLYPQLVNSDKLPVDVRQRAQRLRQECCGGSVGSYTATRGIPEIVHRVSEFITRRDGGAPSHPENIYISPGSQWALTNMLKILVNSESSTRTGVLTPVPCHCTTTLSIEGLGAVVVPYYLSEKQGWELQVEELHRALESAKGLCNPVALYVINPGNPSGQVQSRKSMQEVIRFVLEKKLFLLADEVYQDCVYGENCEFLSYKRVLAEMGPPLSDSVELASFHSVSKGYMGECGLRGGYVELVNLDPTVMEHIYTMFSKDSCAPVLGQMALDLMTNPPQPGDPSYPLYDVEKRHIRNTLVCNLKKARAVLNSLPGFCCQPVEGGLFVFPRLHLPPKAIQKAKEVGMEPDTFYCSMLLEEAGVFVSPGCEYGQKEGTLHIRIVLTTPQDVMEELLKRLTSFHTQFMKDFS from the exons ATGTCTGTTCTGCAGGAGATCAGTCCAAATGTGAAGCAGATGAGGCAGTTGGAGTACGCACTCCTGGTCAGACAAGCAATCCGGATCAGAGAAGATCTCAAACag GGAATGAGAAAGCCATACAAAGATGTGATAGAAGTCTGCTGGGGCGACCCTCAGGGGACAGGAATGAAACCTCTGTCATTTGTCCGACAG GTTCTTGCAGCGTGTCTTTACCCTCAGCTTGTGAACAGTGACAAACTGCCTGTGGACGTCAGACAGAGGGCTCAGAGGCTGCGTCAGGAATGCTGTGGAGGGAGTGTAG GTTCCTATACTGCGACAAGGGGTATTCCAGAAATAGTCCACAGAGTCTCTGAATTCATAACCAGACGAGATGGTGGGGCTCCGTCCCACCCTGAAAACATATACATCAGTCCAGGCTCACAGTGGGCGCTCACA AATATGCTCAAGATCCTGGTGAACAGCGAGTCTTCAACCAGAACCGGTGTTTTAACTCCAGTGCCGTGTCATTGCACAACCACATTGTCCATAGAGGGACTGGGAGCAGTTGTTGTTCCCTATTACCTGAGTGAGAAGCAGGGCTGggagctgcaggtggaggagctgcATCGAGCGCTGGAATCTGCCAAGGGACTGTGCAATCCTGTTGCTCTGTACGTCATCAACCCTGGAAATCCATCAG GTCAGGTCCAAAGCAGGAAATCAATGCAGGAGGTGATCCGGTTTGTTTTAGAGAAGAAGCTCTTCCTACTGGCTGATGAG GTTTATCAGGACTGTGTTTACGGGGAGAACTGTGAGTTTCTCTCCTATAAGAGGGTCCTGGCAGAAATGGGGCCTCCTCTTTCAGACTCAGTGGAACTGGCTTCCTTCCACTCAGTGTCCAAAGGCTACATGGGCGA GTGTGGTCTACGTGGTGGATATGTGGAGCTGGTAAATCTGGACCCTACAGTTATGGAACACATCTACACGATGTTCTCCAAAGACAGCTGTGCCCCAGTGCTGGGTCAGATGGCGCTGGATCTGATGACGAACCCTCCACAACCAGGAGATCCATCATACCCTCTTTATGATGTG GAGAAACGACATATCAGGAACACGCTGGTTTGTAATCTCAAGAAAGCACGTGCGGTTTTGAACAGCCTGCCCGGTTTCTGCTGCCAGCCAGTGGAGGGAGGACTATTTGTTTTCCCCAGACTTCATCTTCCACCTAAAGCCATTCAGAAAGCCAAG GAAGTGGGAATGGAGCCAGATACTTTCTACTGCTCCATGCTCCTGGAGGAGGCTGGTGTGTTTGTCAGTCCGGGTTGTGAGTATGGACAAAAGGAAGGTACTCTCCACATCAG aaTTGTCCTCACGACGCCTCAGGACGTCATGGAGGAACTACTGAAACGTCTGACAAGCTTCCACACACAGTTCATGAAAGATTTTTCTTAA
- the dhx30 gene encoding ATP-dependent RNA helicase DHX30: MALPGVLLVRLRGLSKVPKCVYKGGTTASNWSGDMRWYKTKSGSFEEPGAEYFQTKGNHLNTDLLKEFPNPKSLLSDTISRSLGTSDLSRHIQYSYTEQEGVKKATVTLLWPHKIEEEGFASKRIDAERYAAAAACLKLKEIGVIGPNNQLPKKLAGRGRARGGIGSSLYDIEDEPWTDNIHVSKSKAGEQKQYLPFVEDSSVDEALSLFPQPKVLLARVIQVATSSNRIRELMNFRTTGGKWKKCELTLKWPEEMKFTASANNRVTAEKKVAALACMKLKELQLIDKNNNPLTHAKYNHEMVREAGERDRRPLPLEIPKYLEVNMREYLEQYPVATEVQKLWEEKEARGDQTVNQEDFDDDLVTDAITGRLYKPLSEHEAQQLNIHLQEEWEQVNPGLSVELPVDSHRQSVVSAVRSSRVVVIAGETGCGKTTRIPRFLLEECVRGGEGANCNILVTQPRRISAVSVAHRVAHEMGPALKSCVGYQVRLESRPPKQSGGALLFLTVGVLLRKLQSNPSLKGISHVVVDEVHERDVNTDLLLALLRSCLKENPDLRVVLMSATGDNQRLAEYFGGSPIVKVPGFMHPVRDTYLEDVLRQLGRGLPIRERKETDKKGGRDEVAPDIDLVADVIEHIDRHGEPGAVLCFLPGWQDINAVREKLEEKHHFSCGSQMILPLHSSLSVADQQAVFQHPQMGQRKIVLATNIAETSITIDDIVHVVDAGTHKEQNYDPRTKVSCLDTVWISRSNVTQRKGRAGRCQPGQSYHLFPREQLESMTSFPIPEILRTPLESLVVQAKIHSPNCKAEDFLSQVLDSPEQEAVRDAVRNLQDIGVLDKTETLTPLGERVSCMSCDPRLGKMLVLSAMFRCTLPMLSIAACLTRDPFYNSLQNRALVNEAKKSLTGSSYSDYLVFSRAVLGWKRVQQEGTREEREDYLQDYTLSRASLRFINGLISQFSENLHEAGLVSNASECQNRMSFYNEHSNKDEMLKAVLLAGLYPNLIQVKKGVVTKGGRFRPNGVFFRTLTGPVHLHRSSVNRGKEEFPSRWLTFFYAVKSSGTVFIRDSSVVHPLALLLLTDCDIAETVNGDKVEVSFPGRSLVHCELSVETWELLWELRTSIQTMLYRNLSNPSNAITNSSQDGKLISLLIGLLNNTDSNSNSFAQSYNSDSEVD, translated from the exons ATGGCGCTACCCGGTGTTTTACTCGTGCGGCTGAGAGGACTGAGCAAAGTCCCCAAATGTGTTTATAAAGGAGGCACGACAGCGTCCAACTGGAGCGGAGACATGCGGTGGTACAAGACCAAATCCGGAAGCTTCGAGGAACCCGGTGCAGAGTATTTCCAGACTAAAGGAA ATCACCTCAACACAGATCTCCTCAAGGAGTTTCCAAACCCGAAAAGCCTCTTGAGTGACACCATCTCTCGGTCACTGGGAACCAGTGATCTGTCTCGGCACATCCAGTACAGCTACACTGAACAAGAAGGTGTCAAG AAAGCGACTGTCACACTATTGTGGCCCCACAAGATCGAAGAGGAGGGTTTTGCCTCCAAGAGGATTGATGCGGAGCGATATGCTGCAGCGGCTgcttgtctcaaactcaaa GAAATTGGTGTTATTGGACCAAACAATCAGCTCCCCAAGAAGCTGGCTGGTCGGGGAAGAGCAAGAGGAGGGATAGGCTCATCCCTTTATGATATTGAGGATGAACCTTGGACAGATAACATCCATGTGTCTAAATCTAAAGCAGGTGAACAAAAACAATACCTGCCCTTTGTAGAAGACTCCTCCGTGGATGAAGctctctccctgtttcctcAACCTAAAGTTCTCCTAGCCCGGGTCATTCAGGTGGCCACATCGTCTAACAGAATCAGG GAGCTGATGAATTTCAGAACAACAGGAGGGAAGTGGAAGAAGTGTGAACTGACCCTGAAATGGCCAGAGGAGATGAAGTTCACAGCCTCTGCGAACAACAGAGTGACTGCCGAGAAGAAAGTTGCGGCTCTTGCGTGCATGAAGCTGAAG GAGCTCCAGCTaattgataaaaacaacaatccGCTGACTCATGCCAAGTACAACCATGAGATGGTAAGGGAAGCTGGGGAGAGGGACAGGCGACCCCTCCCACTGGAAATCCCCAAATACCTGGAGGTTAACATGAGGGAGTATCTTGAACAG TACCCAGTGGCAACAGAAGTACAGAaactatgggaggaaaaagaggcAAGAGGAGACCAGACAGTAAACCAGGAGGATTTCGACGATGACTTGGTGACAGACGCCATCACGGGCAGACTGTACAAACCTTTGTCCGAGCATGAGGCTCAGCAGCTCAACATCCACCTACAAGAGGAGTGGGAGCAGGTGAACCCTGGACTGAGTGTGGAGCTCCCGGTTGACAGCCACCGTCAGAGTGTGGTCTCAGCGGTGCGATCCTCTCGGGTGGTTGTGATTGCTGGTGAAACAGGATGTGGCAAAACAACAAGGATCCCCCGTTTCTTGctggaggagtgtgtgagagGTGGGGAGGGTGCGAACTGCAACATCCTCGTGACCCAGCCTCGTAGGATCAGCGCTGTGTCAGTGGCTCATCGTGTTGCTCATGAGATGGGCCCAGCTTTAAAATCCTGTGTGGGATATCAG GTGAGACTCGAGAGCCGACCCCCTAAGCAGAGCGGAGGAGCGCTGCTCTTCCTCACTGTTGGCGTCTTGCTGAGGAAGCTGCAGTCGAACCCGTCCCTGAAGGGAATCAGCCATGTGGTGGTGGATGAGGTCCATGAGAGAGACGTCAACACCGACCTGCTGCTGGCCTTACTGCGCTCCTGCCTGAAAGAGAACCCCGACCTACGAGTGGTTCTCATGAGCGCTACCGGGGACAACCAGAGGCTGGCCGAGTACTTCGGAGGCAGTCCCATAGTGAAGGTGCCAGGGTTCATGCACCCTGTGAGGGACACATACCTGGAGGATGTGCTGAGACAGTTGGGACGTGGACTGccaatcagagagagaaaggagacagACAAGAAG ggaggaagagatgaagTTGCGCCTGATATAGATTTAGTAGCTGATGTCATCGAACACATTGACAGACATGGAGAACCAG GTGCAGTGCTGTGTTTCCTCCCTGGATGGCAGGACATCAATGCAGTTAGGGAGAAACTTGAGGAGAAGCACCACTTTTCCTGCGGCTCACAGATGATCCTGCCAT tgcaCTCTAGTTTGTCAGTGGCCGATCAGCAGGCTGTGTTCCAGCACCCCCAAATGGGCCAGAGGAAGATTGTGCTCGCCACCAATATTGCTGAGACCTCCATCACCATAGATGACATTGTCCATGTGGTGGATGCAGGAACTCACAAAGAACAGAATTATGACCCACGGACGAAG gtcTCCTGTTTGGACACAGTTTGGATATCCCGCTCTAATGTCACTCAAAGAAAAGGGCGAGCAGGGCGATGTCAGCCAGGACAGTCCTACCACCTGTTCCCACGAGAGCAACTGGAATCCATGACTTCATTCCCAATCCCAGAGATCCTGCGCACACCGCTGGAGAGTTTAGTGGTGCAGGCCAAAATTCACAGTCCTAACTGCAAG GCTGAAGATTTCTTATCCCAAGTTTTGGACAGTCCAGAGCAAGAAGCTGTGAGAGATGCTGTCCGAAATTTACAAGACATAG gAGTTCTGGACAAGACGGAAACCCTGACACCTTTGGGAGAGCGTGTCTCCTGTATGTCATGTGACCCTCGGCTGGGCAAGATGCTGGTCCTGAGCGCCATGTTCAGATGTACTCTGCCAATGTTGTCTATAGCGGCATGTCTGACCAGGGACCCTTTCTACAACAGCCTGCAGAACAGAGCACTAGTCAACGAG GCCAAAAAATCTCTGACTGGCTCCAGCTACAGTGATTATTTGGTGTTCAGTAGAGCTGTGTTGGGCTGGAAGAGAGTTCAGCAGGAGGGCacgagagaggaaagagaagactATCTGCAGGATTACACTCTGTCCAGGGCCAGCCTGCGATTCATCAACG GTCTCATCTCTCAGTTCAGTGAGAACCTGCATGAGGCTGGGCTGGTTTCTAATGCCAGTGAATGTCAGAATCGCATGTCCTTCTACAATGAACACAGCAACAAGGATGAGATGCTGAAAGCTGTGCTGCTGGCTGGACTTTATCCCAACCTCATTCAG GTGAAGAAAGGTGTTGTGACCAAAGGAGGACGTTTTCGTCCTAACGGTGTGTTTTTCCGCACCTTGACTGGACCGGTGCATCTCCACCGCTCCTCAGTCAACAG AGGGAAAGAAGAGTTCCCTAGTCGCTGGTTGACCTTCTTCTATGCAGTCAAGTCCAGCGGGACCGTTTTCATCAGGGACTCATCTGTAGTCCATCCactcgcactgctgctgctcacagacTGTGATATCGCAGAGACAG TGAACGGAGACAAAGTGGAGGTGTCATTTCCTGGTCGCTCTCTGGTGCACTGTGAGTTGTCAGTCGAGACGTGGGAGCTGCTGTGGGAGCTCCGCACCTCCATTCAGACCATGCTGTACCGAAATCTCAGCAATCCCAGCAACGCAATCACCAACTCTTCTCAAGATGGAAAGCTCATATCCTTACTCATCGGGCTGCTCAACAATACAGACTCAAACTCAAACTCTTTTGCTCAGAGTTACAACAGCGACAGTGAGGTGGATTGA
- the wrnip1 gene encoding ATPase WRNIP1, whose amino-acid sequence MAQADEMSSSAADSVQCPVCFKDFTPTTINKHLDVCLLEGAADNTPSTMADNSEPPLKRPRVSAGAAPASPAVNKPGAGSFSLFHTSKLKPSQQSDRTGLFTSKQSAVNNKGLKRGAVDEADSEPAAGTEAVRSQTSVSVKATPAPSLLTLNKPLAEILRPNTLDQYFGQSQVVGEQTLIRSLLDSQEIPSLILWGPPGCGKTTLAHIIASTSKKNGTARFVTLSATSTSTSEVREVIKQAQNELRLCKRKTIMFIDEIHRFNKSQQDTFLPHVECGTVTLIGATTENPSFQVNAALLSRCRVLVLERLSVEAMGSILDRAVATLSIRVLGRDLSNPEDQDKTDGHEPKISIEQKALDTIAYLCDGDARTGLNSLQLAVQAQVSFNRSSPSSQSGSPQEIVVTEEHVKEGLQRSHILYDKAGEEHYNCISALHKSLRGSQENASLYWLGRMLEGGEDPLYVARRLVRFASEDVGMADPSALPQAVSTFQACHFIGMPECEVILAQCVVYLARAPKSVEIYKAYSNVKACLRNHKGPLPSVPLHLRNAPTRLMKTLGYAKGYKYNPAFSDPVEQEYLPEGLQGIDFFTWTPSDS is encoded by the exons ATGGCGCAGGCGGACGAGATGAGCTCTTCTGCCGCGGACTCGGTTCAATGTCCGGTTTGTTTTAAAGACTTTACACCGACAACGATCAACAAACACCTGGACGTGTGTCTGCTGGAAGGTGCTGCCGACAATACCCCGTCCACCATGGCTGACAACAGCGAGCCTCCTCTGAAGAGACCCCGGGTTAGTGCGGGGGCTGCACCGGCCAGTCCCGCTGTCAACAAACCGGGGGCTGGATCGTTTTCTCTGTTTCACACCAGCAAGTTGAAACCATCACAACAAAGTGATCGGACTGGTTTGTTTACCAGTAAACAAAGTGCTGTCAACAACAAGGGGCTGAAACGTGGCGCTGTGGATGAGGCTGACAGTGAACCAGCCGCAGGGACTGAGGCCGTGAGGAGCCAAACATCTGTGTCCGTGAAGGCAACACCTGCTCCATCGCTGCTGACCCTGAACAAGCCTTTAGCGGAGATTCTGAGGCCGAACACTCTGGATCAATACTTCGGTCAGAGCCAAGTTGTGGGAGAACAAACTCTCATCCGGTCACTGCTGGACTCCCAGGAGATTCCGTCCCTGATCCTGTGGGGGCCGCCGGGGTGTGGGAAG ACCACACTAGCTCACATCATTGCCAGCACCAGTAAAAAGAATGGCACAGCGCGTTTTGTCACTCTGTCTGCGACCAGCACTTCCACGAGTGAGGTCCGAGAGGTGATCAAGCAGGCGCAGAACGAGCTGCGACTGTGCAAGAGGAAGACCATCATGTTCATCGATGAAATTCACCGCTTCAATAAGTCCCAACAG gACACCTTCCTTCCTCACGTTGAGTGCGGGACAGTCACACTGATCGGAGCGACCACGGAGAATCCGTCCTTCCAGGTGAACGCAGCCCTGCTGAGCAGGTGCAGGGTGCTGGTCCTGGAGAGGCTGTCTGTGGAGGCGATGGGCTCGATCCTGGACCGGGCTGTGGCCACACTCAGTATCAGAGTCCTGGGACGAGATCTATCAAATCCTGAAGATCAAGACAAAACTGATGGACACGA GCCAAAGATATCCATTGAGCAAAAAGCTCTGGACACCATTGCTTACCTCTGTGATGGTGATGCAAGAACAGGACTCAACAGTCTGCAGCTCGCTGTGCAGGCTCAGGTGAGCTTTAACCGCTCAAGCCCGTCATCGCAGAGCGGTTCTCCTCAAGAAATAGTGGTGACGGAGGAGCATGTGAAGGAAGGTCTTCAGAGGTCCCACATTCTCTATGATAAAGCTG GTGAAGAGCATTACAACTGTATCTCGGCGTTGCACAAGTCGTTGAGAGGCTCCCAAGAGAATGCCTCTCTGTATTGGCTGGGCCGCATGCTGGAGGGCGGCGAGGATCCGCTCTACGTGGCTCGCAGGCTGGTCCGCTTTGCCAGCGAGGATGTTG GTATGGCAGATCCCTCTGCTCTTCCTCAGGCTGTGTCCACCTTCCAGGCCTGTCACTTCATTGGGATGCCTGAATGTGAG GTGATCCTGGCTCAGTGTGTGGTGTATCTGGCACGAGCACCAAAGTCAGTGGAGATCTACAAAGCCTATAGTAATGTGAAGGCCTGTTTGAGGAACCACAAAGGGCCCCTGCCTTCCGTCCCCCTGCACCTCCGCAACGCCCCCACAAGACTGATGAAGACACTGGGCTATGCTAAAGGCTACAAATACAACCCTGCATTCAGTGACCCTGTAGAGCAGGAGTACTTACCTGAGGGGCTGCAGGGCATCGACTTCTTCACCTGGACTCCCTCAGACTCATGA